One segment of Spiroplasma cantharicola DNA contains the following:
- a CDS encoding ABC transporter ATP-binding protein, giving the protein MAKYAIEMEDISMIFNKKVIANENINFKVEKGEIHCLVGENGAGKSTLMSILFGIYQPTKGIIKINGKEEIITSPIKATKLGIGMVHQHFKMIDILPVWKNIALGVEDVIGWEFINKKAVIEKTTELMHKYNLEVDLNKKVQNISVGMKQRVEILKILYRDADILVFDEPTAVLTPAEIDGLLDVMLEFKKMGKTIIFITHKFAEIEKVADKATVIRKGKYIGTYDVKKIGIKDISKAMVGRSLVEVKNNSTATVGETVIKFENINVKKHSNNKVIGLKNFNLELKEGEIVAIAGVEGNGQNEIASVLSGLTKPLSGKIFYRGDDITKSSVSKRYLKNKMSFIPEDRHEHGLVLDANIINNTTLQDISTNKYSKWWFVNFAKVQNHTQKIIKDYDVRNADSGFRIARDLSGGNQQKVIIGRELSRENDFIIIFQPTRGLDVGSIEFIHQQILKAKEERKAILLISYELSEVMQLADQIVVLNSGNIIGKLDKKEATKEKIGQLMTSNMEGVSTNV; this is encoded by the coding sequence ATGGCTAAATATGCAATTGAAATGGAAGATATCTCAATGATTTTTAATAAAAAAGTTATTGCAAATGAAAACATTAATTTTAAAGTTGAAAAGGGAGAAATACATTGTTTAGTTGGTGAAAATGGTGCTGGTAAGTCAACACTAATGTCAATTCTATTTGGTATCTACCAACCAACAAAGGGTATTATTAAAATAAATGGTAAAGAAGAAATAATTACTTCTCCAATAAAAGCAACAAAATTAGGAATAGGAATGGTACATCAACATTTCAAAATGATTGATATTCTTCCTGTTTGAAAAAATATTGCTTTAGGTGTTGAAGATGTTATTGGCTGAGAATTTATTAATAAAAAAGCAGTTATTGAAAAAACTACTGAATTAATGCACAAATATAATTTAGAAGTGGATTTAAATAAAAAAGTTCAAAATATATCTGTAGGTATGAAACAAAGAGTTGAAATTTTAAAAATATTATACAGAGATGCAGATATTCTTGTTTTTGATGAACCAACAGCTGTATTAACACCAGCAGAAATTGATGGATTATTAGATGTTATGTTGGAATTTAAAAAAATGGGTAAGACAATTATCTTTATTACTCATAAATTTGCTGAGATAGAAAAAGTGGCTGATAAAGCAACTGTAATACGAAAGGGAAAATATATTGGTACTTATGATGTTAAAAAAATAGGTATTAAAGATATTTCAAAAGCTATGGTTGGAAGATCCCTTGTTGAAGTTAAAAATAATTCAACAGCAACTGTGGGCGAAACTGTAATTAAGTTTGAAAATATTAATGTAAAAAAACATAGTAATAATAAAGTCATTGGTCTAAAGAATTTTAATTTAGAATTAAAGGAAGGCGAAATAGTTGCTATTGCTGGTGTTGAAGGTAATGGCCAAAATGAAATTGCTTCGGTTCTTAGTGGATTAACAAAACCATTAAGTGGAAAAATATTTTATAGAGGTGACGATATTACAAAATCTTCAGTTTCAAAAAGATATTTAAAAAATAAAATGAGTTTTATTCCAGAAGATAGGCATGAACATGGATTAGTTTTGGATGCAAATATTATAAATAATACAACACTACAAGATATTTCAACTAACAAATATAGTAAGTGGTGATTTGTAAATTTTGCAAAAGTTCAAAATCATACTCAAAAAATAATTAAAGACTATGATGTAAGAAATGCCGATTCAGGATTTAGAATTGCAAGAGATTTGTCTGGAGGTAATCAACAAAAGGTTATTATAGGACGAGAGCTTTCAAGAGAAAATGATTTTATAATTATTTTTCAACCTACAAGAGGGTTAGATGTTGGTTCAATAGAATTTATACATCAACAGATTTTAAAAGCAAAAGAAGAAAGAAAAGCAATATTGTTAATTTCATATGAACTTTCAGAAGTAATGCAATTAGCAGATCAAATTGTTGTTCTTAACTCTGGAAATATTATTGGTAAATTAGATAAAAAAGAAGCGACTAAAGAAAAAATTGGTCAATTAATGACTTCGAATATGGAAGGAGTTAGTACAAATGTTTAA
- the mgtE gene encoding magnesium transporter: MLEREEKLKTLSEEIEKVINANNIKELRKLEEEHYPQDIAEALEKLEDKITIVALRLFTNDTSSEIFPHLDADIQEEIINKMSSKQVSLLFSELYTDDIVDILEEMPSNIVKKILRSSTPETRAQINSILKYNDDTAGSIMSVDYTRFKINWTVTEAIEKIRERDEESEDHNTFYVVDDLNNLKGIVELKDLVFSKGETLLSEIMDERVIFARTKDDQESVIELFKKYDITTLPVINVQQKLVGIVTVDDVLDVIEEEVTEDIHKMAGISPTDDEYFKTSIWKMVRSRSVWLLLLMLSATFSQIIISVFIKIYHSKSGSQGISDQNSISYIIMILLAPLLTVISGTTGNAGSQSSTMIVRALSLKEVETKDYARVMWKEFRVAIITGLILVTVNFVRMIIIYSIEFKGNLSNPNLWYTIATISIAMYLSLIMAKLVGGTLPIIAKKLKLDPAIMASPLLTTLVDALSTALFFSVGLIFFI, translated from the coding sequence ATGTTAGAAAGAGAAGAAAAATTAAAGACGTTAAGTGAAGAAATTGAAAAGGTAATTAATGCAAATAATATTAAAGAATTAAGAAAGTTAGAAGAGGAGCATTACCCTCAAGATATTGCAGAAGCTCTTGAAAAATTGGAAGATAAAATTACAATTGTGGCATTAAGATTATTTACAAATGATACAAGTAGTGAAATATTTCCTCACCTTGATGCAGATATACAAGAGGAAATAATAAATAAAATGTCTTCTAAGCAAGTAAGTCTATTATTTTCTGAATTATATACAGATGATATTGTTGATATATTAGAAGAGATGCCTTCAAACATAGTTAAAAAAATTTTAAGATCTTCAACTCCAGAAACTAGAGCTCAAATAAATAGTATTTTAAAATATAATGATGATACTGCTGGAAGTATCATGAGTGTTGATTATACTAGATTCAAAATAAATTGAACTGTAACAGAAGCCATTGAAAAAATAAGAGAAAGAGATGAAGAATCGGAAGATCATAATACGTTTTATGTTGTAGATGATTTAAATAATTTAAAGGGAATTGTTGAATTAAAAGACTTAGTCTTTTCAAAAGGTGAAACTCTTTTATCTGAAATAATGGATGAAAGAGTTATCTTTGCTCGTACAAAAGATGATCAAGAAAGCGTTATAGAGTTATTTAAAAAATATGATATTACAACTCTTCCAGTTATTAATGTTCAACAAAAACTTGTAGGTATTGTTACAGTTGATGATGTCTTAGATGTAATTGAAGAAGAAGTAACTGAGGACATTCATAAAATGGCTGGTATAAGTCCAACAGATGATGAATATTTTAAAACAAGTATTTGAAAAATGGTTAGGTCTAGAAGTGTTTGACTATTACTATTAATGTTATCTGCAACATTTTCACAAATTATAATTTCAGTATTTATAAAAATTTATCATTCAAAAAGTGGCAGTCAAGGAATCTCAGATCAAAACTCAATAAGTTATATTATTATGATTTTATTAGCTCCCTTGTTAACTGTAATTTCTGGAACAACAGGGAATGCTGGAAGTCAATCTTCTACAATGATTGTTCGAGCTTTATCTTTAAAAGAAGTTGAAACAAAAGATTATGCTAGAGTAATGTGGAAGGAATTTAGAGTAGCTATTATTACAGGTTTAATATTAGTGACAGTTAACTTTGTAAGAATGATAATTATTTATTCTATTGAATTTAAAGGGAATTTAAGTAATCCTAACTTATGATATACAATTGCTACAATTTCAATTGCAATGTATTTATCATTAATAATGGCTAAATTAGTTGGGGGAACTCTTCCAATAATTGCTAAAAAACTTAAATTAGATCCAGCAATTATGGCATCACCATTATTAACAACTCTTGTTGACGCATTATCAACAGCTTTATTCTTTTCTGTAGGTTTAATTTTCTTTATATAA
- a CDS encoding type 1 periplasmic-binding domain-containing protein — protein MKKLLSGLMAGVVVCSSTSSLVSCSKLSAISEIYLVTDAGKISDKSFNESTFKAGNEFLQEVLQRKDWKISKIEPENSSSKVMKNQYRNARNNGAKIILLPGFHHAMPGEGENYAPQVMSEKGSTIFLDGESSATNEIGFSFRGDISGFYAGMSSIIWGLQQGNKYKEISLGSFGGISNPRAVDAFIVGYLAAIEVFNELKKTDEGKAKLKDFGLNDEAYAKKVKMTQSQFPNSPSDASWYSNSFQQGDGLVVSSTLMQNGANFIMPVAGPQTIDVVGLSKQKDGGDTVKVIGVDTNQAEAFPQNKNMFLTSAEKDLQNATIAGLAHTPYWIEKDIEVVGKTATYLKGKINLTEKNEETGKFESVEIDDEFPWSELEWKEGKVGRTLWVGGNMSAGGNNLATPELKEKILLIFEPDVLTQASIELFETIDNNAFEKSLINEKTIKAYADRILNGSAGGAF, from the coding sequence GTGAAAAAATTACTTTCAGGATTAATGGCTGGGGTTGTTGTTTGCTCATCAACTTCTAGTCTAGTTTCGTGTAGTAAATTATCTGCAATATCAGAAATATATTTAGTAACAGATGCAGGTAAAATCTCTGATAAGTCTTTTAATGAATCAACTTTTAAAGCAGGAAATGAATTCCTTCAAGAAGTTCTTCAAAGAAAAGATTGAAAAATATCTAAAATTGAACCAGAAAATAGTAGTTCAAAAGTAATGAAAAATCAATATAGAAATGCAAGAAATAATGGAGCAAAAATTATTTTGTTACCTGGATTTCACCATGCAATGCCTGGAGAAGGTGAAAACTATGCTCCACAAGTTATGAGTGAAAAAGGTTCCACAATTTTTCTAGATGGAGAAAGTTCAGCTACTAATGAAATTGGATTTAGTTTTAGAGGAGACATTTCTGGCTTTTATGCTGGAATGAGTTCGATAATTTGGGGTCTCCAACAAGGAAATAAATATAAGGAAATTTCTCTTGGTTCATTTGGTGGAATATCAAATCCAAGGGCAGTTGATGCATTTATTGTTGGATATTTAGCAGCTATTGAAGTTTTCAATGAACTTAAAAAAACTGATGAAGGAAAAGCAAAGCTTAAAGATTTTGGTTTAAATGATGAGGCATATGCCAAAAAAGTCAAAATGACCCAAAGTCAATTTCCTAATTCTCCATCAGATGCAAGTTGATATTCTAATTCATTCCAACAAGGAGATGGATTAGTTGTATCAAGTACTTTGATGCAGAATGGTGCTAACTTTATAATGCCAGTTGCAGGACCACAAACTATAGACGTAGTTGGTCTTTCAAAACAAAAAGATGGAGGAGATACTGTCAAAGTGATTGGTGTAGATACTAATCAAGCAGAAGCATTTCCTCAAAATAAAAATATGTTTTTAACAAGTGCTGAAAAAGATCTTCAGAATGCTACAATAGCTGGTTTAGCACATACACCATATTGAATTGAAAAAGATATAGAAGTTGTTGGAAAGACAGCCACTTACTTAAAAGGTAAAATAAATTTAACTGAAAAAAATGAAGAAACAGGAAAGTTTGAATCAGTAGAAATTGATGATGAATTCCCTTGAAGTGAGTTGGAATGAAAAGAAGGTAAAGTTGGAAGAACACTTTGAGTTGGTGGAAATATGTCAGCTGGAGGCAACAATTTAGCTACTCCAGAATTAAAAGAAAAAATTCTTTTAATTTTTGAACCAGACGTATTAACACAAGCTTCAATAGAATTGTTTGAAACAATTGATAACAATGCATTTGAAAAATCGTTAATTAATGAAAAAACAATTAAGGCTTATGCTGATAGAATTTTAAATGGTTCTGCAGGAGGTGCTTTCTAA
- the tsaD gene encoding tRNA (adenosine(37)-N6)-threonylcarbamoyltransferase complex transferase subunit TsaD: MRILAIESSCDEFSISIMDKGKVLSNVISSQIKEHSEFGGVIPELASRLHVENFHWVLLDSLQQSNSQLEDIDYISYTSNPGLIGSLIIGKLVAQTISTYLKKPLLDMNHIEGHIYGANIEQKFQYPVLALVVSGGHTQIQLLKESLSFELIGTTQDDAVGECYDKVARVLGFNYPGGPVIDKLAQNGNDKKYKLPISKNDDSYDFSFSGLKTASLNLINKLNQNNEEIIIEDFCASFQKTAIDTLMIKFEKAIKEFKPNTITVVGGVSANQSIRSIFYKVGEKYNIKKVIIPDLKYCTDNAAMIAELTNEYLVKDKK; this comes from the coding sequence ATGAGAATTTTGGCTATTGAGTCAAGTTGTGATGAATTTAGTATTTCAATCATGGATAAAGGAAAAGTTTTATCTAATGTAATTTCAAGTCAAATAAAAGAACACTCCGAATTTGGAGGAGTTATTCCGGAATTAGCTTCAAGATTACATGTTGAAAACTTTCATTGGGTATTATTAGATTCACTTCAACAAAGTAATTCTCAGTTAGAAGATATAGATTATATTTCTTATACATCTAATCCAGGACTTATTGGAAGTCTAATTATAGGAAAATTAGTTGCACAAACTATATCGACGTATTTAAAAAAACCATTGCTAGATATGAATCATATTGAAGGCCATATTTATGGAGCCAATATTGAACAAAAATTTCAATATCCAGTATTAGCTTTAGTGGTTAGTGGTGGTCATACACAAATTCAACTTTTAAAGGAATCATTGAGTTTTGAATTAATAGGTACTACTCAAGATGATGCTGTTGGTGAATGTTATGATAAAGTTGCAAGAGTCTTAGGATTTAATTATCCTGGTGGACCTGTAATAGATAAATTAGCGCAAAATGGAAATGATAAAAAATATAAATTACCAATTAGCAAAAATGATGATAGTTATGATTTTTCATTCTCGGGTTTAAAAACTGCGAGTCTCAATTTGATCAATAAACTTAATCAAAATAATGAAGAGATTATAATTGAAGACTTTTGTGCAAGTTTTCAAAAAACAGCGATTGATACTTTAATGATAAAGTTTGAAAAAGCAATTAAGGAATTTAAACCTAATACAATAACTGTTGTGGGAGGAGTTAGTGCAAATCAAAGCATTAGAAGCATTTTTTATAAAGTAGGAGAAAAATATAATATAAAAAAAGTTATTATTCCAGATTTAAAGTATTGTACAGATAATGCAGCTATGATAGCTGAGCTGACAAATGAGTATTTAGTTAAAGATAAAAAGTAG
- a CDS encoding MurR/RpiR family transcriptional regulator — protein MRSFLSKLTTIDDKDLTIKEKKIVDYIKDHLKEIVDTNMKIERMAQEAGTGYSAIYGLLKKLNIKGFRDFAISLANDAENQEINIAKNDENVVSGYINIIKQNYALIEKKSIFDTLNIIKSSKKIFFCYWENLLSGPAQELSNFFYKSGFNVYLLDSDQETIKDRIKTSNEDDIFIFFTRYGNSSRLDKAITELGEMKRKVIYISGKVASSDITKYLSSIHTLIVDNPDKSIYKGHISNSVPFNYFNDLLIYHFLNSDN, from the coding sequence ATGAGATCATTTTTAAGCAAATTAACAACTATTGATGATAAAGATTTAACAATAAAAGAAAAGAAAATTGTTGACTATATTAAAGATCACTTAAAAGAAATTGTTGATACTAATATGAAAATTGAAAGAATGGCACAAGAAGCAGGAACAGGATATAGTGCTATTTATGGGTTACTAAAAAAATTAAACATTAAGGGGTTTAGAGATTTTGCTATTTCACTTGCAAATGATGCAGAAAATCAGGAAATAAATATAGCAAAAAATGACGAAAATGTGGTTTCTGGATATATTAATATAATTAAACAAAACTATGCTTTAATAGAAAAGAAATCAATATTTGATACATTAAATATTATTAAATCTTCAAAAAAAATATTTTTTTGTTATTGAGAAAATTTACTTTCAGGTCCAGCTCAAGAACTTTCTAACTTTTTTTACAAAAGTGGATTTAATGTTTACTTATTAGACAGTGATCAAGAAACAATAAAAGATAGAATTAAAACTTCAAATGAAGATGATATTTTTATTTTCTTTACAAGATATGGTAATTCATCAAGATTAGATAAAGCTATAACTGAATTGGGAGAAATGAAAAGAAAAGTAATATATATTTCAGGAAAAGTAGCGTCAAGTGATATTACAAAATACTTAAGTTCTATTCATACATTAATTGTTGATAATCCTGATAAAAGTATATATAAGGGACATATTTCTAATTCTGTACCCTTTAATTATTTTAATGATTTATTAATTTATCACTTTTTAAATTCAGATAATTAA
- the trmB gene encoding tRNA (guanosine(46)-N7)-methyltransferase TrmB, whose amino-acid sequence MRLRNKNWTKNFIEENLKYLITTEEKINASKLFSKKQDTFLEIGCGKGQFIIEQAKNKSNKNFIAMEKETTVMGVALKKAINQENFDLKNLLFLNRFAENLLDIFERNSLKGIFLNFSDPWPKAKHFKKRLTYLKFLEIYWDLLADNGIIEIKTDNDQLYDFSLEQIKDSKFKIIYETNDLYSNKEFLKDNIQTEYEQKFYALGKKIKKIVIKKEV is encoded by the coding sequence ATGAGATTAAGAAATAAAAATTGAACAAAAAATTTCATTGAAGAAAATTTAAAATACTTAATAACTACAGAAGAAAAAATTAATGCAAGTAAATTATTTTCTAAAAAGCAAGATACTTTTTTAGAAATTGGTTGTGGTAAAGGTCAATTTATAATTGAACAAGCAAAAAATAAATCTAATAAAAATTTTATTGCTATGGAAAAAGAAACAACTGTAATGGGAGTTGCTTTAAAAAAAGCTATCAATCAGGAAAATTTTGATCTTAAAAATTTATTATTTTTAAATCGCTTTGCTGAAAATTTGTTAGATATATTTGAGCGGAATTCTTTAAAAGGAATATTCTTAAATTTTTCAGACCCATGACCAAAAGCAAAACACTTTAAAAAAAGATTAACTTATCTAAAGTTTTTAGAAATTTATTGAGACCTATTAGCAGATAATGGTATTATTGAAATTAAAACAGATAATGATCAATTATATGATTTTAGTTTGGAACAAATTAAAGACTCTAAGTTTAAAATTATTTATGAAACAAATGATTTATATTCTAATAAGGAGTTTCTAAAAGATAATATTCAAACCGAGTATGAACAGAAGTTCTATGCACTTGGGAAAAAAATTAAAAAAATTGTAATAAAAAAAGAGGTTTAG
- a CDS encoding ABC transporter permease: MTDFISALFSDTSTFFAIFMLAAIAGMFSERSGVVNLGIEGFMTMGALGYSLFGFAVHSSGAEISQWWQLIGLFVGAVMGGLLSLLHAFTAIKLKGDQIISGTAINILAQGIALVLATSTLTGPENYISTGFMVIGIGSGINIIITLYLVIAIIISLIVGFYFTFTKTGTRHIAAGENPHALDSAGISVTKYRVVCILISGMLAGLAGAIFVVSRLLGSFAGSVQGYGYISLAIMILGQWRISMIALFSFVFSLMFAFGTRLPVIENAGNWMKTNGSLFRILPFVMSLVIMMIFARKSKPPKANGIPFDKTQR; the protein is encoded by the coding sequence ATGACAGACTTCATTAGTGCATTGTTTAGTGATACATCTACTTTCTTTGCAATATTTATGTTAGCAGCAATTGCTGGTATGTTTTCAGAAAGGTCTGGAGTTGTAAATCTTGGTATTGAAGGGTTTATGACAATGGGAGCTTTAGGTTATAGTTTATTTGGGTTTGCAGTGCATTCATCTGGTGCTGAAATAAGTCAATGATGACAATTAATTGGATTATTTGTTGGAGCTGTAATGGGAGGATTACTATCATTATTGCATGCGTTTACGGCAATAAAATTAAAGGGAGATCAAATTATTTCTGGTACTGCCATAAATATCTTAGCTCAAGGAATTGCTTTAGTTCTAGCAACTTCAACATTAACAGGTCCAGAAAATTATATTTCAACTGGATTTATGGTAATTGGAATTGGATCAGGAATTAATATAATAATTACACTATACTTAGTTATAGCAATAATTATTTCTTTAATAGTAGGATTTTACTTTACATTTACAAAAACAGGTACAAGACATATAGCAGCTGGTGAAAATCCTCATGCTTTAGATTCAGCTGGAATTTCAGTTACAAAATACAGAGTAGTTTGTATATTGATTTCTGGAATGCTTGCAGGTTTAGCAGGAGCAATATTTGTTGTATCAAGACTATTAGGTAGTTTTGCAGGTTCAGTGCAAGGTTATGGTTATATTTCTCTTGCGATTATGATTTTAGGACAATGAAGAATTAGTATGATTGCTTTATTCTCATTTGTATTTTCATTAATGTTTGCCTTTGGTACAAGATTACCAGTAATTGAAAATGCTGGAAATTGAATGAAAACAAATGGATCACTGTTTAGAATCTTACCATTTGTGATGTCTTTGGTTATTATGATGATTTTTGCAAGAAAATCAAAACCACCAAAAGCCAATGGAATCCCATTTGATAAAACACAGAGATAA
- the deoD gene encoding purine-nucleoside phosphorylase, with protein sequence MPTPHINAKKEDIAKIVLMPGDPLRAKKIAETYLEDVKLVNEVRNMFMYTGTYKGVKITVAGSGMGCPSIGIYSYELFKFYDVDYIIRVGSAGSYKEEIKVYDIFNVKESFGENNYAKIAANIDSNIIEAGKVLFDKIEEVAKKKNIKIHSGRCHSSDVFYRYENVLDFAKANNLSLVEMETFALFANAKLTKKQAACLLTVSDSLVTNEVTSAEERQNNFMGMIELALEASIELK encoded by the coding sequence ATACCAACACCACATATTAATGCTAAAAAAGAAGATATAGCAAAAATCGTATTAATGCCAGGAGATCCATTAAGAGCAAAAAAAATCGCAGAAACATATTTAGAAGATGTAAAACTTGTAAATGAAGTTAGAAATATGTTTATGTATACAGGAACTTACAAAGGTGTAAAAATTACTGTTGCTGGAAGTGGAATGGGTTGTCCAAGTATTGGAATTTACTCATATGAGCTTTTTAAATTTTATGATGTAGATTACATTATAAGAGTTGGAAGTGCTGGAAGTTATAAAGAAGAAATAAAAGTTTATGACATTTTTAATGTTAAAGAATCATTTGGAGAAAACAATTATGCAAAAATTGCTGCAAACATTGATTCAAACATAATTGAAGCAGGTAAAGTTTTATTTGATAAAATAGAAGAAGTTGCAAAGAAAAAGAATATTAAAATTCATAGTGGAAGATGTCACTCATCTGATGTTTTCTATAGATATGAAAATGTACTTGATTTTGCAAAGGCTAATAATTTATCTCTTGTTGAAATGGAAACTTTTGCATTATTTGCAAATGCAAAACTTACAAAAAAACAAGCAGCGTGCTTATTGACAGTTTCAGATAGTTTAGTTACTAATGAAGTAACAAGTGCTGAAGAAAGACAAAATAATTTTATGGGAATGATAGAGCTTGCTCTAGAAGCTTCAATAGAGTTAAAATAG
- a CDS encoding ABC transporter permease: MFKVKLWTLKVKTEAFVKSPGFLEKLGFVKSSVISIVLGLLVGVLFIFSNGENGFAFLGTAFVRALSTNVDRTLVYFGVYILIGLGLALGFKLKIFNMGGSGQILSGLLMSYLIMSSIGNDTKNAFLIFIMFIISGMLISVLCGAMKVYLNVHEVASSILLNWIFWYLLKWYMTVSGTPAASPSLNESMAMLGNSLWALCVMLALISVVVVYIIFTFTTTGYKVKVIGNSPTAAKYAGIKSQYYILMVMAIQGALISMAGFFYYFLIQGSVTFNKDLVPQLGFDGIPIALVAFNNILGIVPIAFFWAIVKEGAAVAITTPNFNNLQPEVADLIFGIIIYCSTLYVIFIKLNLWTKIKEKLYLEKDIITKNQIGVYKLEIKSIKKLIKEIPHLEDLVAIKEEIKKTSRNDKQKIKDLSYQYNELKTFHHRKHLKNIEAIKQLIHDAIENGYRNYRLNSINGLWINFNNQKIGKQFVALDIIIEKISDYDKNEKSIISQECKELIENTKKEISVLKESYLASKLEAKNFLKDLKNEYKKNLKENQDTEKIKKEYFERLVEVKDKYDRLH; this comes from the coding sequence ATGTTTAAAGTTAAGTTATGAACTCTAAAAGTTAAAACAGAAGCATTTGTAAAGTCCCCTGGTTTTTTAGAAAAATTAGGTTTTGTAAAATCTTCTGTAATATCAATTGTACTTGGTCTTTTAGTTGGGGTTCTATTCATATTCAGTAACGGAGAAAATGGATTTGCTTTCTTAGGAACTGCATTTGTTAGAGCTTTATCAACAAATGTTGATAGAACATTAGTTTATTTTGGAGTATACATTTTAATTGGATTAGGATTAGCTCTCGGATTTAAATTAAAAATATTTAATATGGGTGGTTCGGGACAAATTCTTTCAGGTTTATTAATGTCTTATTTAATAATGAGTTCGATAGGTAATGATACAAAAAACGCTTTTCTGATTTTTATAATGTTTATAATTTCAGGAATGTTAATATCTGTACTTTGTGGAGCAATGAAAGTTTATTTAAATGTTCATGAAGTGGCTTCATCAATATTACTGAATTGAATATTTTGATATTTATTAAAATGATATATGACTGTATCAGGAACACCAGCAGCGTCACCTTCATTAAATGAATCAATGGCTATGTTAGGTAATTCACTTTGAGCGTTATGCGTTATGTTAGCATTAATATCTGTTGTAGTAGTATATATTATATTTACATTTACTACAACTGGATATAAAGTTAAAGTAATTGGTAATTCACCAACAGCTGCAAAATATGCAGGTATTAAGAGTCAATATTACATTCTAATGGTTATGGCAATACAAGGAGCTTTAATTAGTATGGCTGGTTTCTTTTATTACTTTTTAATTCAAGGAAGTGTAACTTTTAATAAGGACTTAGTTCCTCAACTTGGTTTTGATGGAATTCCTATTGCACTAGTTGCCTTTAATAATATTTTGGGTATTGTGCCAATTGCGTTCTTTTGAGCAATTGTTAAAGAGGGTGCTGCTGTTGCAATTACAACACCTAACTTTAATAATTTACAACCAGAAGTTGCTGACTTAATCTTTGGAATTATAATTTATTGTTCAACACTTTATGTAATATTTATTAAATTAAATTTATGAACTAAAATAAAAGAAAAATTATATCTTGAAAAAGATATAATTACAAAAAATCAAATTGGAGTTTATAAATTAGAAATTAAAAGTATCAAAAAATTAATTAAAGAAATTCCCCATTTAGAGGATTTAGTAGCAATTAAAGAAGAAATTAAAAAAACTTCAAGAAATGACAAACAAAAAATAAAAGATTTATCTTATCAATATAATGAATTAAAAACTTTTCATCATAGAAAACATTTAAAAAATATTGAAGCAATAAAACAATTAATTCATGATGCAATTGAAAATGGGTATAGAAATTATCGATTAAATTCTATTAATGGATTATGAATTAACTTCAATAATCAGAAAATTGGAAAACAATTTGTAGCTTTAGACATAATAATTGAGAAAATAAGTGATTATGATAAAAATGAAAAATCAATCATTTCTCAAGAATGTAAAGAGTTGATTGAAAATACAAAAAAAGAAATAAGTGTTTTAAAAGAAAGTTATCTTGCTTCAAAATTAGAAGCAAAAAATTTCTTAAAAGATTTAAAAAATGAATACAAAAAAAACTTAAAAGAAAATCAGGATACTGAAAAAATTAAAAAAGAATATTTTGAAAGATTAGTGGAGGTGAAAGATAAATATGACAGACTTCATTAG